In the genome of Fusobacterium perfoetens, the window AAAGGAGAAATGTATATTTTAAATGATAATGGAATAAAGGCAGAATGTGTAATAACAAATGAGGGAAATGAAATACTTGAAATAAAAAATATTGCTGTTTCTCCAAATTTTCAAAAACAAGGATATGGAAAAAAATTAATAGAATTCATAGTAAAAAAATACTCTGAAAATTATTCAATTATACAAGTAGGAACTGGAGATAGTTTGCTTACAATTCCTTTTTATGAAAAATGTGGATTTAAAAAATCTCATATTGTTAAAAACTTCTTTATAGAAAATTATGAAAAACCTATCTATGAAAATGGAATACAACTGATAGATATGATTTATTTAAAAAAATTTTTAGAAAAATGAAAATATTAGAAAAATTTTTTATACTATTTATTTTTTCTTAGTTAAAAAGTGCTTACAACAAAATTATCCTTTATTTGTTAAATTTGTTATAAGCACTTCCTATATTAATTTATAAAATTTTAAATTTCATTTAAAAACTACATATCAATTTTATCCAGTTCTTTGAAATTTTTACTATTTCTAAAAGTTATAGACCCTATTATTCCTAAAAAACCTATAAAAATATATAATAAGGCTATAGAAAGTTCTTGATTATTTTTTCCTAAAAAAGATAAATTTTTCATTAATGAATAATTATCTTTTATGATTGGATAAAATATAAAATCATTCAAAACTCCTGATAAAAAAATTCCAACTGGTAAAAATAAATATTGAATTGTATTTCTAGCTGAAAAAACTCTTCCTTGTAGTTCTATTGGTATTCTTACTCTTGTTAAATAATCTACATTTGCAAGAAGTAATGGAACTAAAATATTTCCTAAAAATATACCTAGAACCCAAATTATATAATTTTTTCCTATGCCTAAAGAGAAATTACAAACTCCAAAAGAAAAAATCATTATATTTGTTAAAAGTACACTATAATTTTTAAATTTTGGAAAAAATTTAAGGAGCATA includes:
- a CDS encoding GNAT family N-acetyltransferase is translated as MEFLKIENNKKRYLDLLLLADEEEKMIDKYLEKGEMYILNDNGIKAECVITNEGNEILEIKNIAVSPNFQKQGYGKKLIEFIVKKYSENYSIIQVGTGDSLLTIPFYEKCGFKKSHIVKNFFIENYEKPIYENGIQLIDMIYLKKFLEK